In one window of Musa acuminata AAA Group cultivar baxijiao chromosome BXJ3-2, Cavendish_Baxijiao_AAA, whole genome shotgun sequence DNA:
- the LOC135630654 gene encoding flavanone 3-dioxygenase F3H1-like, which translates to MAPGTAVLPTNEQTLRASFVRDEDERPKVAYNQFSLDIPVISLSGIDDDAAGGKRAEIRRKVVEACEDWGIFQVVDHGVDAGLISDMTRLAKEFFALSPEEKLLFDMSGGKKGGFIVSSHLQGEAVQDWREIVTYFSYPIRARDYSRWPDKPEGWRSVVESYSLKLMGLACKLLEVLSEAMGLDKEALTEACIDMDQKVVVNYYPKCPQPDLTLGLKRHTDPGTITLLLQDQVGGLQATKDGGKTWITVQPVEGAFVVNLGDHGHFLSNGRFKNADHQAVVNSNYSRLSIATFQNPAPEAIVYPLAVREGEKPILEEPITFAEMYRRKMSRDLELAKLKKLAKTEQKQQPELLEKTKDINLAKAKGLDEILA; encoded by the exons ATGGCTCCCGGCACCGCAGTCCTTCCCACCAACGAGCAGACCTTGAGGGCGAGCTTCGTCCGGGACGAGGACGAGCGTCCCAAGGTGGCTTACAACCAGTTCAGCCTTGACATCCCCGTGATCTCGCTCTCCGGGATTGATGACGACGCCGCGGGCGGGAAGAGGGCGGAGATCCGCCGCAAGGTCGTGGAGGCCTGCGAGGACTGGGGTATATTCCAGGTGGTGGACCACGGGGTCGACGCCGGCCTTATCTCCGACATGACTAGGCTGGCCAAAGAGTTCTTCGCGCTGTCCCCGGAGGAGAAGCTCTTGTTCGACATGTCCGGTGGGAAGAAGGGAGGGTTCATCGTCTCCAGCCACCTCCAG GGCGAGGCAGTTCAGGACTGGAGAGAGATCGTGACGTACTTCTCATACCCAATTCGGGCTCGGGACTACTCGCGATGGCCGGACAAGCCGGAAGGGTGGAGATCCGTGGTGGAGTCGTACAGCCTGAAGCTGATGGGCTTGGCGTGCAAGCTCTTGGAGGTGTTGTCTGAGGCTATGGGGCTCGACAAGGAGGCCCTCACCGAGGCCTGCATCGACATGGATCAGAAGGTGGTCGTCAACTACTACCCCAAGTGCCCCCAGCCGGACCTCACTCTTGGCCTCAAACGACACACCGATCCCGGCACCATCACCCTCCTCCTCCAAGACCAAGTCGGCGGCCTCCAAGCCACCAAGGATGGCGGCAAGACATGGATCACGGTTCAGCCTGTGGAGGGAGCTTTTGTGGTCAACCTCGGGGACCATGGCCAT TTTCTGAGCAATGGGAGGTTCAAGAATGCTGACCACCAGGCTGTGGTGAACTCAAACTACAGCAGGCTCTCCATCGCCACGTTTCAGAACCCCGCGCCGGAGGCAATCGTGTATCCGCTGGCAGTAAGGGAGGGAGAGAAGCCGATTCTGGAGGAGCCCATCACGTTTGCCGAGATGTACCGCAGGAAGATGAGCCGAGACCTCGAGCTCGCCAAGCTCAAGAAACTGGCCAAGACGGAGCAGAAGCAGCAGCCGGAGCTACTGGAGAAGACTAAGGACATCAACTTGGCCAAGGCTAAAGGCCTCGATGAGATCTTGGCTTAA
- the LOC135631139 gene encoding uncharacterized protein LOC135631139: protein MRQRRAILVGFAVALFLGVAVYFRLWAIDRQDDSTATADDRETLRRQFERANMEAMDESAEWRMKYDGEVERNKQVQDELQKAKASLSSATKRFDILQKETMNLQKQIESLKQQIEERRQHCNCSQSSSQL, encoded by the exons ATGAGGCAGCGGAGGGCGATCCTGGTGGGCTTCGCCGTCGCCCTCTTTCTTGGTGTCGCCGTGTACTTCCGGCTGTGGGCCATCGACCGCCAAGACGACTCCACCGCCACGGCCGATGACCGCGAAACCCTTCG GAGACAATTTGAACGCGCCAATATGGAAGCAATGGATGAATCTGCTGAATGGAGGATGAAATATGATGGGGAGGTGGAGAGGAATAAACAGGTGCAGGATGAGCTCCAAAAG GCCAAGGCATCATTATCAAGTGCCACTAAGAGGTTTGACATACTGCAAAAG GAAACTATGAATCTGCAGAAGCAGATTGAGTCATTGAAACAACAAATCGAAGAGAGGAGACAGCACTGCAATTGCAGTCAATCATCAAGCCAGCTATGA
- the LOC135631138 gene encoding CASP-like protein 5A1 isoform X2 → MEMFVSRPAVHPVEAPPLADAAENPLGVRMKDVQGMPGTPGGLALRLVQFAFAVGALGVMTSTSDFPSVTAFCSLVAATILQSLWSISLAFLDVYALLVRRCLRNRRALCWFTIGDGITATLTFASACASAGITVKDEKKWLLITVYLGVASKFFFFSCC, encoded by the exons ATGGAGATGTTCGTGAGCCGGCCGGCGGTACACCCCGTGGAGGCTCCGCCCCTCGCGGATGCGGCCGAGAACCCGCTCGGTGTGAGGATGAAGGACGTACAGGGCATGCCGGGGACGCCCGGCGGCCTCGCCCTGCGCCTCGTCCAGTTCGCATTTGCCGTCGGCGCGCTCGGCGTCATGACCTCCACCAGCGATTTCCCCTCCGTCACCGCCTTCTG CTCTCTGGTTGCAGCAACCATCTTACAGAGCTTGTGGAGTATCTCATTAGCTTTTCTGGATGTATACGCTCTACTAGTGAGGCGCTGCTTGCGGAATCGCCGAGCTCTTTGTTGGTTTACTATTGGGGATGGG ATCACAGCCACATTGACGTTTGCTTCTGCTTGTGCATCTGCTGGCATTACG GTGAAAGATGAGAAGAAATGGCTACTCATTACTGTCTATTTGGGTGTGGCCTCgaagttctttttcttttcttgttgttgA
- the LOC135631138 gene encoding CASP-like protein 5A1 isoform X1: protein MEMFVSRPAVHPVEAPPLADAAENPLGVRMKDVQGMPGTPGGLALRLVQFAFAVGALGVMTSTSDFPSVTAFCSLVAATILQSLWSISLAFLDVYALLVRRCLRNRRALCWFTIGDGITATLTFASACASAGITVLISNDLNLCSENHCTSFETAAAMAFIGWFAVSPSFLLNLWSLACR from the exons ATGGAGATGTTCGTGAGCCGGCCGGCGGTACACCCCGTGGAGGCTCCGCCCCTCGCGGATGCGGCCGAGAACCCGCTCGGTGTGAGGATGAAGGACGTACAGGGCATGCCGGGGACGCCCGGCGGCCTCGCCCTGCGCCTCGTCCAGTTCGCATTTGCCGTCGGCGCGCTCGGCGTCATGACCTCCACCAGCGATTTCCCCTCCGTCACCGCCTTCTG CTCTCTGGTTGCAGCAACCATCTTACAGAGCTTGTGGAGTATCTCATTAGCTTTTCTGGATGTATACGCTCTACTAGTGAGGCGCTGCTTGCGGAATCGCCGAGCTCTTTGTTGGTTTACTATTGGGGATGGG ATCACAGCCACATTGACGTTTGCTTCTGCTTGTGCATCTGCTGGCATTACGGTACTGATTAGTAATGATCTCAACTTATGTTCAGAGAACCACTGTACAAGCTTTGAGACTGCTGCAGCGATGGCATTCATCGGTTGGTTTGCAGTCTCTCCATCTTTTCTCTTGAATTTGTGGTCATTGGCATGCAGGTGA